The genomic segment aataataatcagttttttaaaaaataatcttccactctctccaaaaccTTATATTCCTTTTTACCTGCTTCATTTATTATACTCCTTTGCACTTATcactaatttttgttttgttttttaaatgtttttattgattactttgagagagagaggaaaggagagggagagatagaaacatcgatgagagagaaacatcgatcagctgcctcctgcacgccccccactgcactggggatccagcctgcaacccaggcatacgccctgtctgggaattgaactggccacCTCTTGgggcatgggacagtgctcaatcactgagccacacctgctgggcccaaCTAATGTTTTGTGCTGTCCAGCCAGCCACTAACAACTTGTGTCTGTTGACTGCTTGAAATGTTGTCTAATCaaggaaattgatttttaattgcatttaacTTTAAATCTAAAAACTGATACTCAAAGTCAGTTCCTggaaaatatttaagtatatttgAACAACTGGGTATGTGAATCTACTTTTTCACctgtaaattttatgaaatctaaattCAGATTAAGTATTTCCAATGAAAATTTAGCAtccaaattgagatgtgctgtaagtgtataaaatacacactggaCTGCAAAGACTTAGtaagaaaaatgtaataatatcAGTAGTTTTTTATATGAATTACATGTTGAAAGTAATATTTTGGCTATATCATGctgaaaatgtattattaaaaataactttccccTGTTAACTTTTTAGTGTAGTTACTAGAAAAGTTTGTGTAGCTCATATTACATTTTTGTTGGGCAATGTTGCTCTACTTACTAACGGAGTTGTGTGTTGTGTATCTCAGTACTTAGAATGGGAGCTCCATGTGGACAGGGGTCTGTTCCGAACCATACCCAATCATTAGCTAtccaatatattttatagaataaatgaatgcatttgaatgaatttccctttaaaaacaaCTACGAAAGAAAATTATGAGGAAAACAAAATTTACCTGCATGTCCTAGAACCTAAACAAATGGTTATTAATACATATTGAATGCTTATAAAGGAACAAGATCCAATTTTAAAAGGGCAAAAGATACAAATTTGCAGAAGTAGAAATCCAGATGCCTaataaatatgaacaaaattTCAACTTTCCAATAAACCCAAACTAGAATGTCATTCCTGTGCCTATGAAATTTAACAAAGATAAAAGGAAAGTTAAGCTCTGGAAAATAGTATTGTAATCTAAACAAACCTTAAATTATGAATATTCTTTAATCTAGTCTTTTATAgctaggaatttatttttaaggatgTAATCACAgatctttaaaaagatttttctataatgttcattgcagctttataaaacaaaaattgaaatcAAACATATAGCATTCAGGTTGCTAGAGTAATCCAAATAGGAAGGGGTTCAGGATAGTAGCtttaataggaaaatattttttaaattctgtggtCAAAAACTGTTTAATaaaccaaatttttattttcagttaatgTGTTACGAATAATAGAttgtatatatatgaaataaaatttactaaAGATATCTatgaagttttttattatttaaactcCTACCCTGCTATTTAGCTATTATGTCTTATAAACTTGTCTTCTCAGGGATTTGAGGCTTAAACTGAAGAAGTAATTTGTTCAAAATTTTATGACCAGAAAGTAATGACAGATTTATAGATTTCATTTATAGTATATTAACCATAGGTCATAACATCTCAACTTCCTCTACAATAAAAATAGGGAACTATTTTGTGGAAATAGTTTTGTATAAATGTGTATTTAATGCTTGTTTCATCTTTCTTACTTTTCAGAATTATCATGAAATTATGACTCACCATCCTGAGAATTATCAGTGGGAAAACTGGAGTCTAGAAAATGTTGCCACCATTTTAGCCCACCGATTCCCCAATAGTTATATTTGGGTGATAAAATGTTCCCGAATGCATTTGCACAAATTCAGCTGCTATGACAATTTTGTGAAAAGTAATATGTTTGGTGCTCCAGAACACAGTACTGACTTTGGAGCTTTTAAGCACCTTTATACGTTATTAGTTAATGCTTTTAACTTATGTCGGAACAGTTTGCTATCAAAGAAGAATGTGAAAGACTTGAATAAGGATTCCAAAGCATCTAATTGTAGATCCAGTTCTTCTCATACGAATGGTTgccagggagaaaaagagaacccCTGTGAAAACTTCGATGAGTCTGCCCTGAGTTTTTATCCACCATCATTAAATGGTGCTTCTTTTACTCTGATTGGATTCAGCAAAGGTTGTGTTGTTTTGAATCAGTTGCTTTTTGAATTGAAAGAAGCTAAGAAAGACAAGAACATAGAAGCTTTTATCAACAGCATAAGAACAATGTACTGGCTGGATGGTGGACATTCTGGAGGAAGTAATACTTGGCTTACTTACCCAGAAGTCTTGAAAGAATTTGCACAAACAGGGATTATTGTTCACACCCATGTAACACCTTACCAAGTACGTGATCCAATGAGATCTTGGATTGGAAAGGAGCACAAGAAATTTGTTCAGATACTTGGAGATTTTGGTATGCAGGTGACTAGCCAAATTCATTTTGTAAAGGAAGCTCCTTCCATAGAGAATCACTTCAGGGTTCATGAAGTATTTTGAGACTATGAGAATATTAATGTAATACTTGCTCAGTGGAAGAGAAAAAGCACTTTGAGTTTTAGAAATTCAGATAATGAGATGTAATTCATAGATAATACATCCATTTTTAGGGAGGGAACATACATTCCTAAAATAGGCGTATAATGTGCAATAGTATTTCTTGCCTATGAATGTGAAGTTTTTAATTTGGACTGGATCAGAATTAGTTTGAAATTTAAAAGATGGTTTGTGATAATCCTAAGAGGAGATATATAAAACCCTTAATGATGAAAGTTACAATATAGTCCTTATAAAAGGTAATTAAAATTGTTATTGTTGGAAATAGTTTGTTTTCTGGGTAATGTTTAAAACTGATTTTGGTGGCATTTTACTAGCTGGCGATTTTGGCACTGAACACTTTTGAGTAGAAACACTCCATTTCTCTTCAAACAAAGCCAAAGTACATGGATATTTTCCATCATTTTGGAGTAACTAccctgcctttttgttttgtcaaTTCATGGAATCATTCTTCAGTGTGCCACCAAGTGTTTCTTCTCgactcaaaatatatttgtttccAAATAACCAAGAATGTGCAGTAGTATAaagtttggtttttaaaaacattacactTAAGCATTGTGGCTAAATTTTTAATTGACAACTTTTGGCTAAAACATTTTGGAGTTTTTTAAATCTTGGCTGCAAACTAGTTCTTTGgggaaaattgttttaaaatgaacataattcTGTATATTGGGTAAAAATATGTTACAGATTGAAGTTTTTTTCACATCAGTCTTTTGAGAGAGATCAACTtaggtaaaataaatatataacactATTTGTTAGTGTTCGGTTGACAAGGGGATGGATTCTGTGGATCTAAGTCAGTGTTTCTCCAGAAGCATGATTTTGCCTGCCAAAAGAAAGCAGCTCTCTTTGGCCAGAATGCAAAAATTATATTGCTATAAGAAAAGTTGCAAGGGAAAGTTTGAAGACACAATTTAATTTTGGCTCAAAAAGTGAATTTGCTTAACACTGCTACATAATTTGGGTGAGGTTTCCTTCTTCCTGTTTCTCTTGACCTagataaatacattttgagaaaccAAGATCTAATTAATATCAACCAACATTAAAACATAGGTGTGTGATTAAAATAAAAGGTGAGTGGTCACTTTATAATTAGCATTTCAGGGAATGAAATAAAGCAGGGAAGTAACACTGCTTTCAGACTGGGGAAAAAAAGACTGAAGCTTAATATCTTAATTTATAAAACAGTATAgtgaaaatgttaatattttttttgtttttcccccagaaTTGTATTTTAATGATTATAAACACATTCCAAATATTCAGGGACTTATTTATCAGAAAGGATTCTTACCAAATGTGTAAAAATAACATCCTTTAATTCTATAAATTACAAAATGGTAtcaaggtgtttttttgttttttaaggacaAAATAGTTTTATATTGCTTCAGTTTCTTTAAATACCTGCTGTTTCTTTTGAGACCAAAAATTTATAACAAGGAAATGAGTCAGCCTGATTCCAGCATTTTATTACCTTAAAGCACCATAATTGGCTTCTTTTAATGTGTCCTAATCCTTGGTTAAGTTAATGTGTATCTGATGTAAACTAGCTAAGTTACTGAATGCTCTAATGAGGGGAAAGAAAGGCATTTCTATGATTAAAGTGGAAAAAGTAGGACTTTCAGCAGGATTCATTACAAAAAtctgagatatttaaaaatatgggtTCTTTAGCTATCCAGTCATGTGaatgtttgttacatgttcaatGGACATTAAAAAGAAGTCACTGGACACCTGGAACTACCATCACATCAAAATGAAAGTGttgaaaagtattttttgaattaaaatatattcaagttGATCCATATTCAAGTATTTTAATACTTCAAATTTGTTCTTTCCACATCTGTTTAAAACTATTGTTAAATGCTAGTATATTCTTTCGGATTGTGCCTTTGTGTTTGTGTCATGAGTCAACTGAGAAAAGTAGTCATACAAATAATGTGAAAGTTACTGCCACAGCATGaatgtataattatattaaatttaatcCACAGAAGTCTGTTTTGATGTGCTTTATGTTATTAGATTTGTTCAAACTTCAGATCATTATTTCTCTCCACTTTGCCAGTTTGGGTTTGTACATATTTTCATTAACCCCCATGGTGTTTTGAACATTTCCTATAAAagtatttcttctttatattgcTCTATAAAAAGTTGCataatttccatttcttctgTTGGATTTCCTAGAAAACAAAATCTCTGAAAAATAAGTTCTTCCTTTTCTGTACTAATCGTCTCAGATATCTGTAGTCCTTTTACTGTCAAGAGACTTGATTAGAATatggtaattttttttcatttaattcatgTATTATACAAGCACCCACACAAAGACAAGGAAAGTCTAAGCACTAAGGATATAGTACAGACAAAACAGTCCTAGCATGTGAGTACAGCAATGTATAAGGTCTAAGAggtaaaatatgaaacaaaaggTAGTATTCTTAAAATAACCATTGTGTTACATTACACTTTAAGAGCCTTTAAGAGAAACATACTGTAGACAGGTTAAGATACACATGTAGATTGACCTCATATGTAAATTTAGATTGCTTTTTAAAAGGCAAGAGATCTAGTAGCTTTAATAGAGTCAGGCATAATTTAGGTGGTCATTTTAGTATCATTgaatggaactttaaaaaatagaatacaaCTTAGGTGCTTTTAAGACATCCAAACACTTCATGGCCTGTATGCTTAAAATAAGACTTGAAGGTAACACCATCTCTGGGGCTGACTGCCAATCTATGTTAGTTCCTCCTGGCTACATCTGTTTTCAGCACAGAGGAGTCAGAACAGTACAGTTCCAATTCCATCCAGACCTGCATTCCAgcttcctgctttttattttattttttgtcaaatTCAGCTCAGATATCTCTTGG from the Myotis daubentonii chromosome 7, mMyoDau2.1, whole genome shotgun sequence genome contains:
- the C7H2orf69 gene encoding mitochondrial protein C2orf69 homolog; the encoded protein is MWGFGLLRSPPPLLLLLPQLGLGLGLAASRSQAGTMDLGGCGSARSCPAAEGRPGCLRLSAVPGSDPQRSNELLLLAAEGPERRDLSGDRAQEEPPPPPQHHVVYFPGDVQNYHEIMTHHPENYQWENWSLENVATILAHRFPNSYIWVIKCSRMHLHKFSCYDNFVKSNMFGAPEHSTDFGAFKHLYTLLVNAFNLCRNSLLSKKNVKDLNKDSKASNCRSSSSHTNGCQGEKENPCENFDESALSFYPPSLNGASFTLIGFSKGCVVLNQLLFELKEAKKDKNIEAFINSIRTMYWLDGGHSGGSNTWLTYPEVLKEFAQTGIIVHTHVTPYQVRDPMRSWIGKEHKKFVQILGDFGMQVTSQIHFVKEAPSIENHFRVHEVF